The Citrus sinensis cultivar Valencia sweet orange chromosome 4, DVS_A1.0, whole genome shotgun sequence DNA segment ACATGTTATTCATTCTCCataaataatttctcattACACGACCTATTTTAAATAccatttacttaattttttggcAAGTGAGTGtattagaaataatttttgttcgGGTGTGCATTTTGTTCATATAGATATGtcacgattttaatttttaatacaacAATATCAGTTGCTTGTCATAatatatcaagaaaaataatactcCACAGTCAAAATTTGATGTCAACGTGTCAAGAATTGAATACTGAGACTTTGATTTTTACGTtggcaaatttttttaataatgcttAATGATTTTCCTCAAATTATAACtacatataaaaaaacaatagagaaaccattgaaaatttaattatattaactcTGTACTAATTTAACTAATGGCAGGGGTTTTCGAGGCCAATTTCAAAATTGGAGGAAACGGTATTGAGCCAAACAGCAAGGGctcaattgaaaattttcttaattgaaaAGAAGACTAATAAGGTCAAATCTGTCTCATTCGGACACCAAATAATAAAGTCAAAAATATACAGACTACGCTTTGTTAACTGGTCAAGATAATGTTAGATAGTATTTGTAATACAATACTAATGTTTTCTggaaaatatcatatttttatgtattgtgTAGTGCCTTGAAAAAGTTTGTAAATTtgtttaactaaaaatttctTGGTGAAATAAGAGAACTGGGATTTGAACTTTGCTTGCACCAGTTGGATGGGAGGAGAGTAAACTACTATTATACTAAATTGGAAAAACCTACAAGTGATCATATAGCTTCATTgttttataagatttttttttactctctACTATTGAAAAGTACTTAAgatgcatcaattaaaatgaatttacaaTATTCAAGTAATGTTTAAGAGTTTATGGATCtataaattcaaagaaaaatcattctcTATGATAGTCAAATTTATATGCTCAAAGAGGATAATAAACATAAGAAATTCATTCAAGAGAAGATTGATAAGATTAGCTCaacatgattttaataatgtccTGTTTGGTATTATGATTAGcggttgtaacttaaaagctgcatcattaaatattttaaaagataaattaattttatcccccatttgtttgataaaaaattataatattttactttttttgtcaaaattattatttgaaagtCATTTTCATCACAtactatcaatttttatttcataagtacaatttttttcacaacaattGTAACTTCACTTCAACACCAAAAGGGGCCCAAGAAGCACGTTTGCACatataaatcttattttgcAAGTATAAATTTGGTAAGAAAGCTTAATTAGAATCATAATCCTCACAGTGGAGTATGAGCAGTACCAAGCGTGGTGTAATCCAAAACTCAATCACTCTTaagtggcgtttgttttttaacttaatgacttaaagtgattaacttaattaattaagttaattagaggtgtttgtttttataacttagtgagactttttagataattttgacttaataaaataagctaatttttttgactttttacttaatggagaaatatgaattaagtaaattacttgctaatgtaaaaaatatccttgttttataatttatttttcatgtctatcccaaaactcacccatagacatttaccccacataaaaatatccctcttttttctttcttatattatatacaataaaatttaaaatttatggtattttatatattaaaattccaagataattatgtatttacttgaatatagttttacttataaatgttaaaatattgtggtatttaatttattatttatttgatattcaaatttaataaggatacaaatgtaaaagtacatattttcagctttttaagttgaaaaaaacaaacaacttaatacttgTTTTTCGAGATTCAGACAAAAacacaaacatattattcagattcagacattcagatctattcagaattcagattttaaacaaaaaaacaaacgccaccttagtGTGCTTcagaagagaaaaatagaTGGCGCCAGCTCATTCTAAAAAcagaaatgaaattgaaaaaaaaaccttaaacaGTAAAAATATAGTGTCTTAATATGAATTTGGTATGAAAGCATAATTGGAATTATAATCTTCACAACGAAGTAACAACAATAGTAAATGTGGCGTAATCTAAAATCATCTTATCTGAGTGGGCACCAGAACAGAAAACAGCTGGAGTCAGTTTATTTTGGAAAGAAGGATTGAAGTAAAAAAGATATAGACTGAAATTGCAAAAATATAATGTACTAATCTAGACTAATTCGATAAGGACAACcataatttgatatatttttaaaagtaaataaaattaaacaaatcacTCCATAAAATACCGGTAGAGATTTCATTACGGTCATTTTTAGTTCTCAAAAGTCATAATaattctataatatttttacataaaattttaaatatatatatttttaaaaattttataaaaatattctcaAACGCACCGTGCAACGTAAAACCGCCGcgaatatataaataaaaataatacgtACTCATGCAGATTTTATATGGGCACTCCCTTTTTCAACTGCcgatttgtttttattcattataattctttgatatttatattttctctcttgtGTGGGATCCTCTTTGTTAGGTTTTAGTTTTGCCCAAACTTCAAGGCAGCAAAGACCAAGTCACGTGTTTGGCTCATGTCAAAACCCCACCCAAAACACGCTTTGAAGGCCACACGATACACAAAAACTATGgcaaatatttatgaatttactaaaataaccCCCACCCAATTTATTCAGATTcggcatgtacttcataacTTTGTCTCGAATTAATTACTGAAAGCTAGCCAAAAACTTTGGAGTTACTGAGACAGTCAGTTTTTACAgcatatttacttaatttaaatatcttacttttattaacaaactcctttaatacaaataaatttacagACAAGGAAACAAGGATGTTACTTTTGTATATCCTTGGCCATACTTGATAATTGATATAATTGTTTGAGTCATTTTCAAACAATCCATTGATATAGAAGGAGCACTCCTTTTTtgacccaaaaataaaattagatctTATCAtttacaacatttttttttctatcaaaaattttaaaagaggaGATGTTcattaaatcaaacaaaattagaGGACAAATTCTATTACAAGGcactattttattatcatattaGGTTTTAAATCTTATACTCTAtttcaatttagaatttaCTCTTTAAAGATGTgtaaacccccccccccccccccaacaaaaaaaaccaaaaaaaaaaatatttctttttaatattttcttgacGAACTATATATCATTTActtcaaaagtaaaaatagcctacttttttagttttaagttccgcagattttttttattaaaaataaaacaaagttCAGCATATTTTATCTCaccctctattttttttttcccaaaaagttaaattattaaaaaaaattctgcaaGTGTCACGGCATTGTAATATTTCTGGTCAAATGTTGATAAAGCTAGTTCATAAATTATCTGATTTATAATTGGCCAAAGGATTTTCAGTTGTGTTACTATGTACTCTCAGATATCCTTTTCAATACAAGCTcactgttaaaaaaaaaaacgcctaattaaaaaaaatgcatcctataattttaagttagaaagattattttatttattgaaaacaaatattatataacatACAAtgttcttaaaaataattaaggaaCTATCAAATAAGACTTTTGTGTAATCTAcgagattttattaaaaatagcaACGTCATAAAACAGTTTTAGATGTTTCGCaacataacaatattttaactcacGTCTTGACAAAGTTAGCtcatatgattttataatttggcTAGAGGATTTTCCAGTGGTATTACTATATACgctcttatattttttttaatacaaactttctatttaaaagaaaaaattaccaCCTACCTTATAAGAAAAAACaacttatcatttttttttttaatcttaaaaggaagacttttaaaaaaaaaattattttaaacaaatataatatgatagATTGAAGCTCTCCACAAAATAGCTTCAcataatcaacaaaaatttatttaaagaaaattcaaagctcaaaattttgaaaagtacaTGAAACTGTTATCATTggtgtttttttctttacttttctttACTTCCTATTCACGTTTAATCTTCAAAGCATAATAAGCATGTACGTACGTGACAGCAAAAGCATTTTTTCCCCTACTAAAAAGTAttaaggggggggggggggggggggctcgttttataaaaacaagaaGGTGGTGCCCAAACTagtataatttgttttatttttatttttaatatataaaagaatataGGCTTCAGTTCGgtttcctttctctctctctctctctctctctctctactttctttctttcttatttctaGTTACCGTGAAGACtgactcaaatttttttttctccggCATTTCCAATAACAGCTACCAGGCTCAGTGTCAGATCGGTGAGCTCACCTGCTAATGTTTacatttttgaatattttcttattttattacttaattcATGCATATTAACTGATACCCATCTCAGTTATTACATTTCTTGTgtatcaaagaaaaagattctTTCAAGATTTTGGCAATATCTTTATATTTACAGTCTTATTCATTGTTTCAGCTAATATAATCTGATTCTGTTTAGTTTTGTTGTTTGCTATATTAttcttgtttgctttttctttatttccatTGCTATTCATGTTTTCCATGTTTTCTAGCTAAGGATAAGGATTATAGCTGTCTCTAGTTGAGCAATCTGGGCATGATCATGCGgcatttataacaaaaatttacgttttttttgtttgttaactAAGAGGAgctttttatttctctttattgcctattttcttgtttatttgGTATGTTTAGGCGGGGAGTGTGTGAATTGACAAATGTGCTTTTGGGTTTTGGCGGATAAATTTAGGCAATGGGGTGACAGGAAAGGGCagtaaaatcaaaatttcagaaatttgCAGTGAAATTTAGCCAATTAACGAATTAGAGCTgggagagagagggagagataTTGGTTGTCATAAGTGTCGAAGAGCAGAAGAAAGAGCGATTCTTTTCTGTTGGGCGTGAGGGTGGGGAAATGAAGTTTGGGGATGGATTTCCTATTCCACGAGAGAAAGAATTCCAGTTGATGGGCCCTTGGATGCCAGTAACACCAGAAAAGCCGATTGCAACAAGATCCAATCCCCAGCAAGTTGACAGATATGCAGAATCCCAGGGAAGAGCAAATTGGCGAGAGTTGGCAGGGTTTCCTGGCGGACATATTCAAGAGACGCCAAATTACAACAGAGCTGTCCCAAATTTAAGTCCAATTGGACAAGGAGGTCAGACTGAAGGGTATAACGGCGGTAATATGCGTGTGACTGACAGACAGCGAATAATCAATCACATTGCAGCCTCCTTCAGACAGGACTTGTATAATGAAGATGGAGGTTGGAACAATAACCAATTAGGTCCTATGTTGGCAAGAACGAATGCAGCTGCACTTACCTCTGCAAACAGAAATGTTGTCCTGAGTGCGGGCATGGTAAATCGATCTCAGCTTCTGAATTCGCACTCTCAAGCCAATAAATGGGGGGAGTCCAGCTTGAGTCATTTGTTGCTTCACAACCAAACTCAAAACTCAGGTTCAAACCTGTTACGAAACACCAACAACTTCCATCAAATGCCCCGAGCTCCGTACTCAGGTTCAGACATGTTACTGAACAGTGACATATTTTACCAGACACCGCAAGCTCATCACTCAGGTTTAAACCTTCTACAGAACGGTGACAGCTTTCACCAAACACCTCAATGTAAGTGATTTATCCATTTGTCTTTTAAGCCAATATATGTTGCTATGATTGATAGGCCACAATCTACCAATTATGTATTGACGATAAACAAGCATAAAGGGAGAATAGAAAATTACCTGCATTTGATTTTATGTCAAAGCGCACAACTACTAGAATCAGCATGTACTAACTAATTGTCAccaaattacaataaaataatttcttacaGATGAAATAATTTCTTCATGGTACATTTCTAAGCAACCACACAGATTGAAGCATTTCTTACAGATgtaatcattttcttcatgGTGCATTTCAATCAACCATGGAGGTTCACTCATTTATTCATTGTTTTCTGATAGCCTCTCAGGAATTGTAGGAACTTGAATCATTCAAAAACCAATCagagaataaataatcataacTATTTTGGCAAGAATACCTCTCTGTTAAAAATCCATAGGATGCAGCTAGTTTTGTCTGATAGCAAAGAAAATAGCAGGTTGGCTGAAATCCATTCGGACACAGCCTAGAACACATACGATCATAAATTGCCATAAAACACATTGATTCCATATCTCATGCAGCAGAGAATAGTACCCACTTCCCACCTCGCAGGTTGGGTAGCATACGCAATATTGTTAGTCATTACAACTCAGTATCCTGTAAGGTGAAACTACTTATTGACAAACATATAGAAGGCACCGTATTATAAATAGTTGTGAAAAACAAGATTACTTCGGTACCATGcataagaaaattagaattCATCTTCACATGATTCCAATTATCTCATCGTTTTAAagtaatatgcattttctgcAGATGGATTCCCTGTAACTTACCTGCCCAACTACAAACAAAATTCATCATCAAGAGAAGAAGCTGATGCAGCTTTGAGCGTCACCGCCGCATTGCCTTTCTCACCTGTAACACCTGATCCATTGAAGAAGTGGGAGAACAACCAGTTTTCAAGGAAAGAAAATCTCCCAACAGCAGGAAACTCGCCTGCTGAGAAAGACAAGCAATGGCATTTGGTCACATCCATAGGAAATGAGACTATTCAGCACAATCACCATGAAATCTTGCAAAATGTTGTGCCATCTGAGATCATTTCAACACCACTTGAAGAAAAAAGGGATTCTGAGAATATAAGTAATGAAGGCATTGATCTTAACAAGACACCACAGCAGAAACCGCCCAAACGAAGAAAGCACAGGCCAAAGGTAGTAAAAGAAGGCAAACCCAGAGGGACTCCAAAGGCTGAAACTCCTAAAAGGGCTAACCCTGGTGGAAAGAGGAAGTATGTGCGCAGAAAAGGCCGGGAAGAATCGGCAACTCAAAAGGCAGATATTATCAGGGAGACAACCGATGCTAGTGCAAGACTTGCTGAAAGATCATGCAGAAGAGAATTGAATTTTGACTTGGAAAATCCTGTAGATGAAAGCCAGATCGAAGTAATTGGTGAGCAGGCAGAGATGCAACAAAGTTACAAGAGGActcttaatttgaatttggatttcCAAACCACAGAAATGGATAGCAGAACTAACAGTGGGGGCAGAGCGAAGTTGACTCTGCCTATAGACCAACATAAAGGATTGCCCACGAAAAACCAGCAACCAGGAACAGACAATAGCGATACCTCTATGGTAAATGAAATCCCAGCTTACATGTCAATGCAGGAAATGCAACCGGTTGCAGCCTCACAACCTCCAAGAAAAGACCGGCACatggaaaatttaaaagtcaaTCAAAGTAATATAGATACTAGCATTGCCGATCCATTCCAACAGAGTCACAGAACCGGTTACACTCGTATCCAGCAACATACATCTGCAAAAGGAATTGGCCACACTTTCTGCCcagaaaatgacaattttgaaAACCTTGGGAGGACTAGACAACCGGTTGCAGCCTCACAACCTCCAAGAAAAGACCAGCACatggaaaatttaaaagtcaaTCCAAGTAATATAGATACTAGCATTGCCGATCCATTCCAACAGTGTCACAGAACCGGTTACACTCGTATCCAGCAACATACATCTGCAAAAGGAATTGGCCACACTTTCTGCCcagaaaatgacaattttgaaAACCTAGGGAGGACTAGACAACTGATGACCCAACGTTCTCTGCAATCAGCACCATCGACTTCGTTCAGTTCAAAAGAAGTTGGCGGATCAAAGAGACTGTATTCTCATGCAATGGGTCAGATGCAGCCTTATGCTGTAAATGTAACAGGATTGTCGTATCTGAACCAAAATATGGTTCAGATAGATGGATGCCACAGGAACACGTGCATGCAGGGTGCTGATTGTTTAGAGACgcacaagaaaaagaaaattgacaaTGAACTACTTACAATCATAACAGGCAAGCCTCCTGGTATTACAGCGGTTCAAGATGGCTCAAAGCAAACTCAAAGCAAAATTGTGAGTGATGTCAGAGGAAATGGATTTATGTATCAAGCACATTATGATATACTGAAATCTTGCCTCAGAAGCAGTAACATTTCTAGCAGAGAACAGAGTGGGTACAATAAACTTTTCTTCGACTGGAATACTCAATCTATGGCTTCTAACATGCCAAAGCAACATAATTCTTCTGAGAAACATCCAAGCACAGAAAAAATGGGTGAGACTAACAGATTGACTTCACCACATGCCTTTGCATCATCAATTCCAAGcaaaaattgtgatttgttCCCACTGACTCCCCCTGGCAGAGCTCCTGCTCCTGTAGACAGGCAACCTAAAACTTGCCATACTAATATCTCGGTAAAGAAAAATCTGGAATCCGCATTCGGTAAATCAGTTTCCTCAGAAATGGATCAGGCAAAGCTCGTACAGAGGGAAGCCTTCCTTGACAATCAGCAATATTCAGCAAAAAGAGGAGGTACTTTCCATGATAAGGGACTTTGTTCAACTGCGGCATATCAACAGGCTAAGCTACTTAGTTTCTCAGAACATTCTACAATcaattcttatataaatttctATCATTGTTTGATGCAGGGCCAGAAATTAAACAGATTTACCCCATTCCTTCAGTGGATGAGATCACACATAGATTCAAAGATCTTAATATTAACCAGGTGCAGGACCAAGAGCAATATGCAATTGTTCCATACAAACAAGGTGGTACAGTTGTTCCATATGAAGGTTTTGAACTCATCAAGAAACGTAAGCCAAGGCCAAAAGTGGATCTTGATCCAGAGACAAATAGAATCTGGAATCTATTGATGGGCAAGGAAGCAGGTGAAGGCCTTGAAGAAACAGATAAGGGAAAGGAGAAGTGGTGGGAAGAGGAAAGGAGGATATTCAAAGGACGAGCTGATTCATTCATTGCACGGATGCATCTTGTACAAGGTATGGTTCCTTATACTTTTGGCCTCCAAATTCATATCATTATAAAGTAACtccacaataataataatatgcagCCTTGAGTTACCTTCTC contains these protein-coding regions:
- the DEMETER gene encoding transcriptional activator DEMETER isoform X1 codes for the protein MKFGDGFPIPREKEFQLMGPWMPVTPEKPIATRSNPQQVDRYAESQGRANWRELAGFPGGHIQETPNYNRAVPNLSPIGQGGQTEGYNGGNMRVTDRQRIINHIAASFRQDLYNEDGGWNNNQLGPMLARTNAAALTSANRNVVLSAGMVNRSQLLNSHSQANKWGESSLSHLLLHNQTQNSGSNLLRNTNNFHQMPRAPYSGSDMLLNSDIFYQTPQAHHSGLNLLQNGDSFHQTPQYGFPVTYLPNYKQNSSSREEADAALSVTAALPFSPVTPDPLKKWENNQFSRKENLPTAGNSPAEKDKQWHLVTSIGNETIQHNHHEILQNVVPSEIISTPLEEKRDSENISNEGIDLNKTPQQKPPKRRKHRPKVVKEGKPRGTPKAETPKRANPGGKRKYVRRKGREESATQKADIIRETTDASARLAERSCRRELNFDLENPVDESQIEVIGEQAEMQQSYKRTLNLNLDFQTTEMDSRTNSGGRAKLTLPIDQHKGLPTKNQQPGTDNSDTSMVNEIPAYMSMQEMQPVAASQPPRKDRHMENLKVNQSNIDTSIADPFQQSHRTGYTRIQQHTSAKGIGHTFCPENDNFENLGRTRQPVAASQPPRKDQHMENLKVNPSNIDTSIADPFQQCHRTGYTRIQQHTSAKGIGHTFCPENDNFENLGRTRQLMTQRSLQSAPSTSFSSKEVGGSKRLYSHAMGQMQPYAVNVTGLSYLNQNMVQIDGCHRNTCMQGADCLETHKKKKIDNELLTIITGKPPGITAVQDGSKQTQSKIVSDVRGNGFMYQAHYDILKSCLRSSNISSREQSGYNKLFFDWNTQSMASNMPKQHNSSEKHPSTEKMGETNRLTSPHAFASSIPSKNCDLFPLTPPGRAPAPVDRQPKTCHTNISVKKNLESAFGKSVSSEMDQAKLVQREAFLDNQQYSAKRGGPEIKQIYPIPSVDEITHRFKDLNINQVQDQEQYAIVPYKQGGTVVPYEGFELIKKRKPRPKVDLDPETNRIWNLLMGKEAGEGLEETDKGKEKWWEEERRIFKGRADSFIARMHLVQGDRCFSKWKGSVVDSVIGVFLTQNVSDHLSSSAFMSLAARFPLKSNKRTCNIDGTNILVEEPEVCIRANESIQWHELLRHPGSSQSSITPHEPTEHQRVREMSGVGKTSLPEPHGIGLEEEIISSQDSLSSTILQSNVGIRSCSGSNSEAEDSPPGCKLDNGSANFQQVGNATLFQDFYSCINDSSLFQEGYHRFKQAEDGGNFQQESGLESIDNLGSSLTFTQLLNFNSPQNQVGFSSDYEPHMTSYSELLEGEGSEIYNGECSSWPSISSESSKAKNESYARAQQPAEDIGETMVQQNGLSTPEKMLSASPYILLKKPTMQQPNASQTRSPPKYDQSCCDIYQHERRTFQCESISIAEQMHHTDLAKEQNVPSGSMLAEKTRNLGDDISVANKLSDNKLIEPNSVEQVLSAHKVYDETNPNISKSKKRKADGEKKNAIDWESLRKEVQRNSGKQERSRDRMDSLDYEALRCANVKEISEAIKERGMNNMLAERMKEFLNRLVREHGSIDLEWLRDVPPDKAKDYLLSIRGLGLKSVECVRLLTLHHLAFPVDTNVGRIAVRLGWVPLQPLPESLQLHLLELYPVLESIQKYLWPRLCKLDQRTLYELHYQLITFGKVFCTKSKPNCNACPMRGECRHFASAFASARLALPGPEEKSIVSSTMPTMAERNPSVVINPMPLPSPEKSSLAEVRREIGKCEPIIEEPATPEQECTEITESDIEDAFYEDPDEIPTIKLNIEEFTVNLQSYMQEKMELQECDMSKALVALNPDAASIPAPKLKNVSRLRTEHQVYELPDSHPLLEGMDRREPDDPSPYLLAIWTPGETANSIQLPESRCRSKESGKLCDEKTCFSCNSIRETNSQTVRGTLLIPCRTAMRGSFPLNGTYFQVNEVFADHDSSLNPIDVPREWLWNLPRRMVYFGTSVSSIFKGLSTEGIQFCFWKGFVCVRGFDQKSRAPRPLMARLHFPASKLVKARNKNKP